One genomic segment of Streptomyces sp. RKND-216 includes these proteins:
- the pglX gene encoding BREX-2 system adenine-specific DNA-methyltransferase PglX: protein MIDRTALLEDLKKQVKAAEADLAKQVEVVPEGEKLRAEYDRARKLGRTAATWNSWLDDRVTQVAVAWVLGTVFVRFCEDNGLIPEPYLTAPEDDRRDLALARFEEYVSRSDDPTYRGWLEQAFDELGAGQAGRLLFDRQHNPLYQIPLSHDGARDLVDFWRGRDEDGVLVHDFTDPLEEDGDGTKGWDTRFLGDLYQDLSEAARKTYALLQTPEFVEEFILDRAMDPAVREFGYEGLKMIDPTCGSGHFVLGAFRRLVRLWADGRPGKDVHERVRESLDSVHGVDLNPFAVAIARFRLLVAAMAASGVRTLAEAAKYEWPIHLAVGDSLIKHRHKQGNLFDDLEEEGADELADFKYETEDVDEHPGILRPGRYHVVVGNPPYITVKDKKLNELYRGLYDACAGTYALSVPFAQRFFELAKAGETESGRGYGLVGQITANSFMKREFGTRLIETYFGHEIELTEVIDTSGAYIPGHGTPTVILVGKRRSGSGRSETIRAVRSVQGEPSTPERAEDGMVWGAIRRQIDNPASASQWVSVDDLDRGRYFGKQPWILNDGGLEMIDQLEASAAKPLSQVISEIGTGAITREDHAYMVGSGHLRRQRVESDHKRYIVEGTEVRDYTVSEATMSLWPYSPTSLEASVSTAAARCLWPFRVLLRDRVAFGKTQIARGLSWFEYSMFFRDRYRASFTIPFAFVATHNHFVLDRGGKVFKQSAPVIKLPEHASEEEHLSLLGLLNSSTAGFWLRQVSHDKGRPGADSAGADEPWEHRFEFTGTKLEEFPLPYDFPTSLASALDTLARELCTTSPSAVISNGSPTAACLRGAKDQWESIRERMIALQEELDWQVYALYGLHEEEDLVPVAQIPRINPAERAFAIVLARKAERGEVATSWFKHHNHNFTPTTEIPAHWPTAYREVVQKRIDVIESSRAIGMVERPEYKRRWATEGWDALQEKALRSWLLNQIEDREHWFDENGQPALVTLSRLIDNLSRDEDFVSVAKLYAPRKELPIVVSELMTVEHVPFLAALRYKPAALKKRADWEHVWHLQRKEDAAPDEPAKRKIRDTISVPPKYTSADFLRPTYWRARGKLDIPKERFVSYARANVATPDLYGWAGWDHREQAIALDTYIATHEGLTTEEVTPLLAGLLELQPWLNQWHNEPDPLFAPTPAKFFEGDRQMEQGKHGLTDDDLRAWRPAAATRGRRSAKK, encoded by the coding sequence GTGATCGACCGCACAGCCCTGTTGGAGGACCTGAAGAAGCAGGTCAAGGCGGCCGAGGCCGACCTGGCCAAGCAGGTCGAGGTGGTGCCGGAGGGCGAGAAGCTGCGCGCCGAGTACGACCGCGCCCGGAAGCTGGGCCGTACGGCGGCCACGTGGAACTCCTGGCTGGACGACCGCGTCACGCAGGTCGCGGTGGCGTGGGTGCTGGGAACGGTCTTCGTCCGATTCTGCGAGGACAACGGGCTGATCCCGGAGCCGTACCTGACGGCGCCGGAGGACGACCGGCGGGACCTGGCGCTGGCGCGGTTCGAGGAGTACGTCTCCCGGTCGGACGACCCGACGTACCGGGGCTGGCTGGAGCAGGCGTTCGACGAACTGGGCGCGGGGCAGGCGGGACGGCTGCTGTTCGACCGCCAGCACAACCCGCTGTACCAGATCCCGCTGTCGCACGACGGCGCACGGGACCTGGTCGACTTCTGGCGCGGTCGGGACGAGGACGGAGTCCTCGTCCACGACTTCACGGACCCGCTGGAGGAGGACGGCGACGGCACGAAGGGCTGGGACACCCGGTTCCTGGGCGACCTGTACCAGGACCTGAGCGAGGCGGCGCGGAAGACGTACGCGCTGCTGCAGACCCCGGAGTTCGTGGAGGAGTTCATCCTCGACCGGGCCATGGACCCGGCGGTTCGGGAGTTCGGGTACGAGGGCCTCAAGATGATCGACCCCACGTGCGGGTCGGGTCACTTCGTGCTGGGCGCCTTCCGGCGGCTGGTGCGGCTGTGGGCGGACGGCAGGCCGGGAAAGGACGTGCACGAGCGCGTGCGGGAGTCACTGGACTCCGTGCACGGGGTGGACCTGAACCCGTTCGCGGTGGCCATCGCCCGGTTCCGGTTGCTGGTGGCGGCCATGGCGGCGAGTGGGGTGCGGACGCTGGCGGAGGCAGCTAAGTACGAGTGGCCGATCCACCTGGCAGTGGGCGACTCGCTGATCAAGCACCGGCACAAGCAGGGAAACCTCTTCGACGACTTGGAGGAGGAAGGCGCGGATGAACTGGCCGACTTCAAGTATGAGACCGAGGACGTAGACGAGCACCCGGGGATCTTGCGGCCAGGACGGTACCACGTGGTCGTGGGGAATCCGCCGTACATCACGGTCAAGGATAAGAAGCTAAATGAACTTTACCGGGGACTGTACGACGCTTGTGCGGGGACATACGCCCTGTCGGTGCCGTTTGCTCAGCGCTTCTTCGAGCTTGCGAAGGCAGGGGAGACCGAGAGCGGGCGCGGTTACGGCCTGGTCGGCCAGATTACCGCGAACTCGTTCATGAAACGGGAGTTCGGGACGAGACTGATTGAAACGTACTTCGGACACGAAATTGAACTGACCGAGGTCATCGACACTTCGGGAGCATACATTCCCGGACATGGCACGCCAACAGTCATCCTGGTCGGGAAACGGCGGAGTGGGAGCGGACGCTCGGAGACCATCCGAGCTGTGCGTAGCGTCCAAGGCGAGCCGTCGACACCAGAGAGGGCTGAGGATGGCATGGTCTGGGGGGCAATCCGAAGGCAGATCGATAACCCAGCATCAGCCAGTCAGTGGGTTTCGGTCGATGACTTGGACCGTGGCCGTTACTTCGGGAAGCAGCCGTGGATTTTGAACGACGGCGGTCTCGAGATGATTGATCAACTCGAAGCGTCTGCGGCCAAGCCACTCTCACAGGTCATCTCAGAGATTGGCACTGGTGCGATCACACGGGAAGACCATGCTTACATGGTCGGCTCCGGACATTTGCGCCGCCAACGAGTTGAGTCCGACCATAAGCGCTACATCGTGGAAGGAACTGAAGTCCGCGATTACACTGTGAGTGAAGCAACAATGTCGTTGTGGCCATACTCGCCCACCTCCTTGGAAGCTTCAGTATCGACAGCAGCCGCGCGTTGCCTCTGGCCCTTCCGCGTTCTACTGCGGGACCGCGTCGCGTTCGGCAAGACCCAGATCGCACGCGGCTTGTCTTGGTTCGAGTATTCAATGTTTTTCAGAGACCGATACCGGGCGTCTTTCACAATCCCCTTTGCTTTTGTCGCAACACACAATCATTTCGTGCTGGATCGGGGGGGAAAGGTATTCAAACAGTCGGCGCCAGTGATTAAGCTGCCCGAGCATGCCAGCGAGGAGGAGCACCTTTCGCTACTTGGCTTGCTCAACAGCTCAACCGCCGGGTTTTGGCTCCGCCAGGTCAGCCATGACAAAGGGCGCCCTGGTGCAGATTCTGCTGGAGCCGATGAGCCTTGGGAGCATCGCTTCGAGTTCACGGGTACAAAGCTTGAAGAATTCCCGCTCCCCTACGACTTTCCCACTTCTCTGGCCTCCGCCTTGGACACACTCGCCAGGGAGCTGTGCACAACAAGCCCTAGTGCCGTGATCTCCAACGGGTCACCTACTGCCGCCTGCCTCCGAGGCGCCAAGGACCAATGGGAATCCATCCGGGAACGCATGATCGCACTCCAGGAGGAGTTGGACTGGCAAGTCTACGCCCTCTACGGCCTCCATGAGGAAGAAGATTTGGTGCCTGTCGCGCAAATTCCTCGAATTAATCCCGCAGAGCGCGCTTTCGCAATCGTGTTGGCGCGCAAGGCTGAGCGCGGCGAGGTCGCCACCTCGTGGTTCAAGCACCATAATCACAATTTCACGCCCACCACAGAAATTCCTGCCCACTGGCCCACTGCTTACCGCGAGGTTGTCCAGAAGCGAATCGACGTCATCGAGTCGTCCCGGGCCATTGGCATGGTCGAACGACCGGAGTACAAACGGCGATGGGCCACCGAAGGTTGGGACGCACTGCAGGAGAAGGCGCTCCGGAGCTGGCTGCTCAACCAGATTGAGGACCGCGAGCACTGGTTCGATGAGAACGGCCAGCCCGCTCTCGTCACGCTTTCACGGCTCATCGACAACCTGTCCCGCGACGAGGACTTTGTCTCCGTCGCCAAGCTCTACGCACCCCGCAAGGAACTGCCCATCGTCGTCTCCGAGCTGATGACGGTCGAGCACGTGCCCTTCCTGGCCGCTCTGCGCTACAAGCCCGCCGCACTCAAGAAGCGTGCCGACTGGGAGCATGTTTGGCATCTTCAGCGGAAGGAAGACGCCGCTCCGGATGAGCCGGCCAAGCGGAAGATCCGGGACACCATCTCCGTGCCACCGAAGTACACCTCGGCCGACTTCCTGCGACCCACTTACTGGCGGGCGCGCGGCAAGCTGGACATCCCCAAGGAACGGTTTGTCTCTTACGCACGAGCCAACGTGGCCACTCCCGACCTCTACGGCTGGGCAGGCTGGGACCACCGGGAGCAGGCGATCGCGCTCGACACGTACATCGCCACCCACGAGGGCCTGACCACCGAAGAGGTCACCCCGCTCCTGGCCGGGCTGCTGGAGCTCCAACCCTGGCTGAACCAGTGGCACAACGAGCCCGATCCGCTCTTCGCCCCGACCCCCGCCAAGTTCTTCGAGGGCGACCGGCAGATGGAGCAGGGCAAGCACGGCCTGACCGACGACGACCTGCGCGCCTGGCGTCCGGCCGCCGCGACCAGGGGACGCCGTTCGGCGAAGAAGTAG
- a CDS encoding DUF397 domain-containing protein, with amino-acid sequence MRSIDLTAASWRKSSYSNQDGGACVEVSDDYADVVPVRDSKAAQGPMLVFPAVGWASFISALNRGQLGN; translated from the coding sequence GTGCGATCCATCGACCTGACTGCCGCCTCCTGGCGCAAGAGCAGCTACAGCAACCAGGACGGTGGCGCGTGCGTCGAGGTCTCTGATGATTACGCCGATGTCGTGCCGGTACGGGACAGCAAGGCTGCGCAGGGGCCGATGCTGGTGTTCCCCGCTGTCGGCTGGGCTTCCTTCATCTCGGCTCTCAATAGGGGACAGTTGGGCAACTGA
- a CDS encoding helix-turn-helix transcriptional regulator produces the protein MPQRRVITGRSQEPRQRFAQELRTLRAGNGTSLRALGERLGWDWSLFGKMEKGETLGSPEVVQALDTHYGTPGLLLALWEVAAGDHTQFRERYRRYMALESEAVSLWHFAVSVLPGLLQTPGYAREVLSAGGLKGKELEQQVDARMGRQELLEGEDAPPFRTILSEAVLRTPLRDVGEWRGQLEYLRDAAERPNVTVHVLMQSAGLHGLMSADMWYLLLPEGRTVAYTENGYQGELIEESGPVVRLQKTYDAVRDLALTPAESRKFILRMLEEATCDPST, from the coding sequence ATGCCGCAACGACGCGTCATCACCGGCCGCAGCCAGGAACCCCGGCAACGGTTCGCGCAGGAGCTACGGACCCTGCGTGCCGGGAACGGGACCAGCCTGCGGGCGCTCGGCGAACGACTGGGCTGGGACTGGTCGTTGTTCGGCAAGATGGAGAAGGGCGAGACCCTCGGCAGCCCGGAGGTCGTCCAGGCCCTCGACACGCACTACGGGACGCCCGGCCTGCTGCTCGCCCTGTGGGAGGTGGCCGCCGGGGACCACACGCAGTTCCGCGAGCGCTACCGGCGCTACATGGCGCTGGAGTCGGAGGCGGTGAGCCTCTGGCACTTCGCGGTGAGTGTGCTGCCGGGGCTGCTGCAGACGCCTGGCTACGCCCGGGAGGTGCTGTCGGCGGGCGGGCTCAAGGGGAAGGAGTTGGAGCAGCAGGTCGATGCCCGGATGGGGCGGCAGGAGCTGCTGGAGGGGGAGGACGCCCCGCCGTTCCGGACGATCCTCTCGGAGGCGGTGCTGCGGACGCCGCTGCGGGACGTGGGGGAGTGGCGGGGGCAGTTGGAGTACCTACGGGATGCTGCCGAGCGCCCCAACGTGACGGTCCACGTGCTCATGCAGAGCGCCGGACTGCATGGCCTCATGAGCGCCGACATGTGGTACCTGCTGCTTCCGGAGGGCAGAACCGTGGCGTACACCGAGAACGGATACCAGGGCGAACTCATCGAGGAATCCGGCCCGGTTGTGCGCTTGCAGAAGACGTACGATGCGGTGCGCGACCTGGCACTTACACCGGCCGAGTCGCGCAAGTTCATCCTGCGGATGTTGGAGGAAGCAACGTGCGATCCATCGACCTGA